The Alkalihalobacillus sp. TS-13 genomic interval TTTGTATGTCACCTGCACCCATGAATAGGAGTACACTGTTGGTATGCTTCGATAAAATATCGATCGTTTCTTCACCGATGATATTTGAATTCGGAATCCGCTCTTGCAGATTTTCGATTTTCAAATCTCCTGAATTTTCTCTCGCAGATCCAAATATATCACATAAATACACTGAGTCAGCCTGGTTCAAGCTGTCTGCAAATTCGCTCAAGAACGTTTGTGTCCGCGTATAGGTGTGCGGTTGGAAAATCGCAACGACTTCTTTATCAGGATATTTCTGTTTTGCAGATTCGATCGTAGCCTTGATTTCAGTCGGATGATGGGCATAATCATCAATCAAAACCTGTTGCCCGATTCGCTTTTCAGAGAACCTTCTCTTCACACCCTTGAACGTAGCTAGATGTTCTTTCAATATGTTGACGTCCACTTCTTCATAGTGACAAAGGGCGATCACTGATAAAGCATTGAGCACATGGTGTGTCCCGAATCCAGGAATCGTAAATGTTTCATGATACGCGTTCCTAACGAACACATCGAACGTGGTGCCTTTTTGATTGACCTGGATATTCCTTGCTTGAAAATCGTTAGTGTCATTCAAGCCATAGAACATGACAGGCACTTTTGCTTGTATCTGTTGCAAGTAAGGGTCGTCTCCGCAGGCAATGATCCCCTTTTGTACTTGCAAGGCCATCGATTGGAAAGCATCGAATACGTCGTTTACATCTTTAAAATAATCCGGATGATCAAAATCTATATTTGTCATGATTGCATAAGATGGCTCATATGAAAGGAAATGTCGTCGATACTCACAAGCTTCAAAAACGAAATATTCACTATCTTCCATACCTTTTCCAGATCCATCGCCAATCAAATAGGATGTTGGTTTAGCAGCACCTAAAACATGTGCCAATAAGCCTGTCGTAGAAGTTTTACCATGTGAACCTGTTACTGCGACACTGATGAATTTCTTGATGAATTCACCTAAGAAGTGATGGTACCGGTACACTGGCACTCCTAATTCAGTAGCTTTAGCCACTTCTTCATGATCATTCGGAAATGCATTTCCAGCTATCACCACTTGATCGGTCTTCACATTTTCCGCACCAAATGGCAACACTGGGATATTTCGTTCTTCTAATGCTTGTTGGGTAAAGATGTATTGTTCAATGTCAGATCCTTGAATGTCATATTTCATATCATGAAGAATCTGGGCCAATGGACTCATACCAGTCCCTTTAATCCCAACAAAATGATAAGTTGTCATAAAACGAACCTCCAACTAATCTGGAATCGTTACTAATTTTCTACATTTATTATATGCCTAAATCAGATAAATGGGGCTAGTATCACCTTTAGGCGTAAAACCCATTTTAACATTATATCAAAAAAGTAGTCTTTAGACTAATAATTCCTCAAATCGACCTATTCCACTTTCTCAAGACGCGGGTTCGGACGGTGCTTTCGTCCTTTCTTAGCTTCCCTTTTACCATTTAATAAAACATTGTCACCAGTAAAACCGATATGGATATTCAATAAAGAACTTCCTACTCCATAAATATCAACTGGAACCTTCCGTTCTTCGAATGCCTGAATCCGATCTTCGTTGAACCCTCCGCTTACCACGATTTTTACATGCTGAAAACCTTCGTCATCCAAAGCTTTCCTCAATGCGAATATCAATTCAGGGTTGACCCCTCTTGGATCGAATGTACCGAGTTCGTCTTGGTTTCTCCAAAAATATTGATCGACCAGTGTCCTCGAGGTGTCGATCCGGACGCCTTTCAATGTGTTTCCGAACTCTCTAGCCACTTTCAAAGAGTCCGTTATGACATCATTATTATAGTCTACCAGTGTAATCAACTCATCCTCAGGATATTGCTCGTAATATGCGCGTGAAGCAGCTACAACATCGCCTTCGAACAACTGGATGAGTGCATGCGGCATCGTACCCATCCCGCGCTTGCCCCACCATTCATTCATAGCGTGGGTAGCTTGGGCCGTAGAACCCCCAATGTATGCTGCGTATCCATCACCAGCTTGCTGGGTAAAATGATCATCACGATCCCCCATAAAGATGACAGGCTTTTGAACACTTGAAGTGCTTGCTGCTTTCACAACATTATAAACATTCGTCGATACAGAAGTTCTTCTGCCTAGAATGCCGTCAATAAGACCTTCAAGGAACCCGAAGTTTTGATACGGACCTTCGATCGTCAGGACCGTTTCATAGGGTTCGACTTTGTCACCGTCTTTAAGTGAGTAGATCTCCAATTCTTCAGGTTTTTTTGCGAAAGTTTTGATCAAAGCGATGGCTTCGTCAGTCCCACAGAGCACAGCATGCTTCTTTTGAAAGAACTGCATTTTCACGACATTATCCGAACGATGTGCCTCAGCGATTTCACAAGTTTTCAAAAAGTAAACGGCAGAAAACCATCCTTCAGCGACACGTTCATCGAATTTGAAGGTGTTATTCGTCAGTCTATTGATTTTTCCTTGCATTTTCAATTCGATTTCTTTCATATCCATACGATTGCACCTATTCCTTTATGTACTTCAGTTGCTTATTGTTTTTGATATTCTTGGCTCTGTTAATTTTATTGTTGATTTCTACGAAATTCACTCCCTTTCCGCGGGCAAACGAAAAGCGGAAGCGACCCGATTAGTCACGTAGGTCAATGGAAAACGGACGAGGAGGCTCGAACCAAACAAAAACTTGGTTCTGCGTGGGCTCACTCATAAGGGTGTCATTCAATGTGTCGACCCGTGCAGGAAGTTTGAAGTGATCCAAGTGAATGTTCGCTGAACTAGACATTACTTCCCTGCATTAACCCACTTCGGCGAGCTTTTCCCGCAGGAGTGTCGCAAATTTCGCTTAAAATGAACAAAGTCCTTTAACAGAACCACATCCTTAAATGTAGATTTTTGAGAAATCCACTTTTGTGAATTCCTCAAAACTTTTCTGTAAAATTAACAGTACATTTTAGCTAAGCTTACTTATAAGATAACCATTAGTTTATCATATAAAACGAATACCGATAATTCAAGACTATCATTTATTCCTCAAAATTGCTTAGTTATCGCATTTTCGGTAATCATATTGCTGCTTGTCTATTCCTCACTTACTTGATCATAAAACTCTTGTTTCGATACGAGTACATTTCGCGGTTTACTTCCCATAGCTTCAGAAACGATGCCGCGGGTTTCCATCATATCCACTAGTCTAGCTGCCCGGTTATACCCAATGCGGAATCTTCTCTGTAAGGCAGAAGATGAAGCAGCACCCTGTTCAAGTACGAAATCACAAGCCTCATCGAACAATTCATCGTTCTGATCAATGGCCAATGTATTTTGCACCAACTCTTCTTTTTCAAACAAATAATCCGGATCGCGTTGTTCTTTGACATGCTGGGTGATCCGTTCGATTTCCTCATCGGATACAAAATTCCCCTGTACACGTACAGGCTTGGAGACACCGTTGCCAAGGAAAAGCATATCTCCTTTACCAAGAAGTTTATCAGCTCCGTTCGTATCGATGATCGTTCTTGAATCCACCGATGAAGAGACAGAGAATGCAACCCGGGTCGGAATGTTCGCTTTGATCAACCCTGTTATCACATCTACCGACGGACGTTGAGTCGCCAACAGAAGGTGGATACCGCAAGCGCGGGCTTTTTGGGCGATACGACAGATTGAGTCTTCAACTTCTTGCGGTGAAACCATCATAAGATCTGCTAACTCATCAATGACTACAACAACGTAAGGGAGCTTTTGGTCAGGTTCTCCTTTTTCCTTAACAAGCTTATTGAAACGCTCCATATCTCTGACCCCTGTTTTTGCAAATAATTCGTACCGGCGTTCCATTTCATCCACGGCCCATTTCAGTCCAAGTGTCGCTTCTTTTGCATCCGTTATGACTGGCGTTACCAGATGGGGCAACTGGTTATACGGAGCTAGCTCAACCATTTTCGGATCGATGAGCATCAATCGTACATCATCCGGATGAGCCTTATATAAGATACTGATGAGCAACGAATTAATACATACACTTTTACCTGAGCCGGTAGCACCAGCTATCAGACCATGTGGCATTTTTTGAAGATCCGTCACGACCGGATTTCCTGAAATATCAAGGCCTAATGCTACAGAGAGCGGGGATGAACTTTGTGTAAAATTCGGATGTGTGATGATTTCACGCAGGGTCACCGATTTGCTCACTTTGTTTGGAACCTCGATCCCGATTGCATTTCGTCCGGGAATTGGCGCCTCCATCCGGATATCCTTCGCAGCTAAGCTCAATTTGATATCATCAGAAAGGTTCGTTATCTTATTGACTTTTACGCCCGGTGCAGGCTGAACTTCAATTCTTGTAACAGATGGACCTTTTGTCGCGCCGACTACAGTAGCTTTAACATTGAAGTTATGAAGGGTAGACTGCAGCAGTTCGATTTGATCGTTCAACCATGTTTCGTCATCATTAATCTCTTGAATTTCCCGGTCTAACAATCTTTCAGAAGGGAAACTGTACCCTCGTTCAATCGATTTTTCATGCTTCGGTGTACTCGAATGATCTGCTTGGGTTTTCCTCTGAGGCTTCCTGTCACGTTGCAGCATCATTACGTTGAACGGGATTGGACTCTTCTTTTTTTCTTCTTCATTTTTAAGACTTACTGATTGAGTCGGCTTCTCTGGTTCTGGTTCATCGTTTTCCACCTTGTTTGTTTCAACGGTTTCCGATGTTTTAGGAGTATTGTTTTCATATGTATGGGTGGATGGCTCAGCATTTTCAGCGATTACTTGTTTTGTATCAGTACTACTGTCTTCCAACGTCTCTTCAGGCTGGATTTCAGTGGATTCACTTTCCAAATTCAAAGGAATTTCGGTATCTTCAGTCCCCACTTCCTGATGATCTTCGCCGGTTTCTATATTCCAGGTTGGGGTTATAGGTTCTTCCCTTTCCTGTTTTAATTCTTGCGTGAACCCCCAGCCATGTAATGTCCATTCTTCTTTTTCTGACTCTGATTTGTCCAGTTCATTTTGATTTGAAAATTCGGATTCCTTCATTTCAGATTGATATAATACTTCTTCTTCCTTCATTTCAGAAATTGCTTGGTAAGCTTCATATCCTGGTTCATACTTTGATTGTTGCGCTTGTTTTTTACTAGAAATGGTACCTGCACTTTCCGGGCCGATTTTAGGCGGAAACACTTCCGGACGACTGCCGAATCCATAGATTGGAGAAGGGATTTCAGTAGGCGTAAAGTTTTCTCCAGTAAACTTTGGCTTTTCCTCAGTGCTTTTAGACCTTCCCCCGCTTCGATTTCGTTCAGATTGTCTTCTTTCTACCCGGGGTTGCTTTTTATCAGCTTGCTTGGTTTGCTTTTGTGGTTCATATTCGGACGTTGCTCTTTCGTTTTCAGTTGGATCGTTAAGGTGATCCTTCTCATTTTTATCATCAGGTATGACTGGAAAACGAAAACTTCCTTCTTTCGGATATTGATGTACCATTCTCGGTTCGAACGAGCTTTTACCTGCTGTCATCCTTCCTACAGACATCCCTTTCCTTTTTTGTTGCGTATTTGCTTTAGGGATGGTCCGATTGTTTTCCTTTTCAGTCTCTATGTCCTCATCTTCAAAAATCAAATTCATCATTTTTTTCAACCAGTTAGACATCTATACATTCACCTTTTTTAAAAAATTTCTTTCGTTCACCTAAATATTCGAATTTATGAGATACTATTCGAATATTCCATCCATCATTATCAAAAGAAACAAGTCAATTCAAAACCTATTCCTTACTCATTCTCCTCAAAAAAGGTAAATAAGTAGTAGAAAACAACCAGATCTGATCTGGTTGTCCTAACTCAATTTACTTGTCATTTGTGAAGAAATCAGCACCAATTTCATAGTCATCACTTAAAACAAGAATTCCTTTTTCTTTTGGAGCATCAGGTAAATTCAACTCTTTAGCTGAACAAATCATACCTGAGGATGGGACGCCTCGAAGTTCCGCTTCTTTTATCAACATTCCGCTTGGCATCATTGCTCCCACACGTGCGACAACGACTTTTTGGTCTTTATCGACATTCGGTGCTCCGCAAACGATCTGCAGTACATCATCACCGATATCTACTTTACAAATACTAAGCTTATCTGCATCAGGATGCTTTTCTTTGGAAGTGACGTTTCCGACAATGAATTCAGGTCGAGCGTCGAATGCAATTGTTTCCCCCACATCACTCTTTTGTAAAAACTGATTGATTTCATCTACTAAAGTTTCTGTAACTTCAATCTTCCCATTCCCAGAAAGATCAAAATACCTGGAAGCATTGAAGATGTTATAGCCCAAAGTACGACCATCTTTTTTATCAAATAATCTCACTACTTCTCTGTGTTTTTGAAAATCACGTTCTGTAATCGTCCCTGCATCTAAAGAAACGAGCAGGACATCCCCTATTCCATTTGGGTTATAATGTACATTCACCATACGGGCTTTCCCCTTTCATAAACATCTATTCAGATTCTTCCGGTTTTGTTTTAGCAAGTATGAATATCGGTTCGAATTCTCCATCCTCATAAAGGAATGGTAATGCAGTAACAGGAACCCTACCATTTGAAAAGAAGTGCATGGACATCTGTCCTAAGATATCGTAGCCTTGTTCATTTTTGATATCGGCAAAAATCAAGACATCTTGATGTGGCACAGCAACAGCAAGTGTACCTTCTGCTTTTTTCTTCATTCTGTCAAGCAGCTGCTGGTTCAAGATGCGGCTTGCGTCATATCCATCATTATGGTTGATGAAATAGAAGACGTTTCCTGCAACCTGATCTTCCTTCATGGAGCAATCAAGGGAACGTAAGTTGAATCTTCCTATCTCCTTTAATTGCTGGATATTCCAACCTTGCTCTTCAAGCATATTTTCTGTCAGCAAACGATACGAATTCCCCAAATCCTGCGCATAAAAAATCCGGGTTTCAGCTGTATGCTCTTCAAACACAAGTGGCTCCCCGTTATGTTCAGTTGGGAAAGATGTCGATCGGATCACTGGAAAAATCGCTTTCTGATTTCCATCTAAAGATTGGTTTTGATTCATGACAGAAAACAGTTCGTCAACATGGTAGATGATTTCATCAATCGCATCATCTTTCCGTTCTTCGTATTTGGCAGTCAAGCCAGGAAGTGAGAGGGTAATACCTTTACCAGTTCCTTTTTCTTCAATACGCAGTGTTTTTTCTTTCGCATTGAAGATGAACGATCGATCTTCACTTCCTAGTCTCTTTTCCAATATACGTTTCAGTTCAATCGGTTCCATCCGACATCCTCCTTTCTATGATGAACTCTGTTTTTTATTTATTATTGGCTTTGTTATAGTTGATTGTTATTTTTACAAATTACTTCCTTTTCAAGCGATCCGCAAGCCTCCTCGGTCGTTTCTCGATGATGCCAAGCTGCATCTACCCATTAGCGGACACAGGAAACCTTATTTGGCGAAAATATAGGATTTTACAATCCTAACGGACACCAGGGACCTTGTTTCGCAAATATCATAGAAAATCAGCTGCTTTGTTCACAAATAACGGCTGTGGTGTCCGGTAACTGAAAATATGGCTGCTTGAACTCACCTGTCACGCTCTTCTGCTGGAGTGTCGGGAATTTCGCTTAAAGGATGTTCAAAAATAACTAACAAACAAAAAGATAGTCTTTTGATAAACAGAAGAAGGGTTGACCATCAACTAAGTGCCGGGCACTTATGGCTCAACCCCTCTGGTTTACATTTAGGGTTCGACCCCAGAGTTATGCGTTGTCTTTCTTATATTCAGCTACTACTTCAGTACCTAGTCCACCACGAGCGTTCCAAATTGCGGTAATCTGCATTTCTTTCGGCTCAAGTAATTGAACGAGATCGTCAAGAATACGATTTGTCGCATGCTCTTGATAGATTCCGACATTTCGATAAGAAGTAAGGTAATACTTCAATGATTTCATTTCCACAAGCTTTTCGTTCGGAATATAGCTGATGTGGAATTCTGCAAAATCCGGAAGACCGGACCATGGACATACCGAAGTGAATTCGTTTGTCGGAATCGTCACCAATGTGTCCTTCCCTATATATTCATACGGAATCGTTTCTAGTATATCTACAAGGATGACATCCTCATTTTCTATGTCGAATCGAATACCTGCGTATTTACTGTGGTCAACATCTACTTTTGCCACAACGTTCACCCTTTCTAAAAGAACAATTAAGACATGAATCTCTAATATTAAATTTTAACATCAGAAAGGGAAAAAGTCACTGTTTAGCGTATGGATGTAAGGAAGTTTTCGATTTGTTCCTTAGACTTGCGCTGTTTATCAACGTAACGTCCTATTTCTTTACCGTTACTGAAAGCAAGGAAACTTGGAATTCCGAAAATATCGTATTCCTGGCACAATTCGATATGCTCATCCCGATCAACATAATAGTAATCGAATTGACCATATTCTTCCTCGATTTCACGCATGATCGGCTTCACGATCACACAATCCGGGCACCATACCGCGGAAAACATGATAATTGCATTTTCTGATTGGATTGCAGCATTCCAGTCTTCATTCGTTTTGATTGTTTTCATGTAAATAACCTCCAATATCAATACTCGATTTTCATATCGCCATGTTGGATGAAACCTTTTCTTCTCATCCATTCTGATAGTACTAGAGAGATGACAGCAGGTCCAATAAAGTGTAAGAACAAAACAATGAGTAACGTTTCATAAGTAAATCCCATTGTTCGAAACGTCATGATCTGTCCGACGAATCCACTTGTCCCCATGCCTGCACCTTCCGCAATATTTTCTGTAACCCAAATAACAGTACCGAACGGAGCGAGGATAATACCAGCAACTGTCGGCGGGATAAGTATGGCCGGTCTTTTAACAATATTCGCTACCTGGAGCATTGAAGTTCCAATACCTTGTGCGATCCAACCTCCCCACCCGTTTTCACGGAAACTGGCAGTTGCAAAACCGACCATTTGTGCAGCACATCCGATGGTCGCTGCACCTGCTGCTAGTCCATCTAAGCCAAGCATGATTGCAATCGCTGCACTAGAGATCGGAGCAGTAAGTGCAAGTCCCATTAATGTTGCTACAAGAATTCCCATTATAAGCGGGCGCTGCTCCGTCGCCCACATGATCAGCGCTCCAAAGTTTTGCATGGCACTAGAAATCTGTGGACCGATGAATTTTGCGACAAGATAGCCGGTTGTCACAGTTACGAATGGAGTGACGATGATATCTACCTTCGTTCCCTTCGAAACCATTTTTCCAAACTCCACTGCAAATAGAGCTGCTACATAACTTCCAGCCGGCCCTCCACCTAAAGCACTGCCAGCAGCCCCAGCAATGACTGCCGAAAACAGGACGAGCGGAGGTGCATTCAGACCATATGCGATTGCCACGCCAATGGCCGGTCCCATCAAACTCATTGTCAAACTGCCCATTTCAACGAAAAATGTGGAACCTGATACTTCACCAGCTGTCTGTAGAATAAGACCGATGATCAGCGAAGAAAAAAGCCCTAAAGCCATATAGCTCAGTGCTGTTACAAAATACGTATGTAACGATAATGAGACCCCTTTTCTCGTTAAAAATGATTTCAAAAGCTCTACCTCCGTTTTCTTGAACCCCTATCGACCCTTCGATGAGTTCAAAAGAATACTTGTTGCTAATTGTGCTGATATAGAGATAAACGTAAACAAATAGCAGAAGAAATATGCGAGACTCCTGCGGGAAAGCAAGCTATACGAGACCCCGCAAGATTGCCCGTGGGAAACGAGTATATTTCCAATTGTAGAAAACAACACTCTATACGATAACAGCCATTTACAAAATTCTATCGTAAAAGTATTAAAATTTTTCAACATACTACGATAATAAAAGTAAGGATGACGTATGAGCTATTTTCTAATCTGCCCAAAGCAAGTCCAAACATTTCTTATGTCTCCATTATATACAAAGTAGTTTTGATAATTAAAGCAGAGTAGTGAATAGCTGGTGCAGAGTGACCAAGGGGGAGAAAGCATGCTGCAATTGCTCAAGGATAACCTACAGTTGTCCATCAAGAACAAAGTACGACTCATGTTGATCATGGCTGTAGTAGGGATTGTAATTTTATTCGCCTTTTCAATGTTCTACGTATTCATGACCCAGAATATGAACGACAAGCAAAACCGTCTTCAACAACTTGCTACAGATACGATCTCGGTGAACAGTGAATTCGCGTATATCAGAAAGCTGGAACAGGAGTTTTTACGGACGAATCTTGAAGGTTCTTCTCAAGAGATTTCCACTAAACTCGCGGAGCTTCAGAAACAAATCGATACGATTCAAAACGAGAATGATCAATTTTCCGGTTCTTTTAAAGAAATCTCTAACGAAGTTGGTACATATGAATCTTCATTCGTAGATACTTCAAAGCTTGTTTCAGATATCGATAGTATGCAAGGGATCTTGACTGAAAAAGCAGATGATTTAAGTAAGCTGTTAGGGTCGATAAATCCTAGATTATTGAATGAGTTCTATGAACTTCGCATATTGGAAAAGCAATATTTTCTTAGCGGGACATCAACAGATGATAACCGTTATAACGATCAACTGGACGCTCTGAAGCAAGCAGTCCGTTCATCAGACGTAGAAGCTTCCCAAAAATCCGCCTTCAATTCCAGCTTATTGGCTTATACGAGCGCAATGGAGACAGTAAAAGGATACGAAGGACAGATTCAACAAACCGTCGTTGATTTTGAG includes:
- the murC gene encoding UDP-N-acetylmuramate--L-alanine ligase — translated: MTTYHFVGIKGTGMSPLAQILHDMKYDIQGSDIEQYIFTQQALEERNIPVLPFGAENVKTDQVVIAGNAFPNDHEEVAKATELGVPVYRYHHFLGEFIKKFISVAVTGSHGKTSTTGLLAHVLGAAKPTSYLIGDGSGKGMEDSEYFVFEACEYRRHFLSYEPSYAIMTNIDFDHPDYFKDVNDVFDAFQSMALQVQKGIIACGDDPYLQQIQAKVPVMFYGLNDTNDFQARNIQVNQKGTTFDVFVRNAYHETFTIPGFGTHHVLNALSVIALCHYEEVDVNILKEHLATFKGVKRRFSEKRIGQQVLIDDYAHHPTEIKATIESAKQKYPDKEVVAIFQPHTYTRTQTFLSEFADSLNQADSVYLCDIFGSARENSGDLKIENLQERIPNSNIIGEETIDILSKHTNSVLLFMGAGDIQKYQKAYESQMAS
- a CDS encoding nicotinate phosphoribosyltransferase; the encoded protein is MKEIELKMQGKINRLTNNTFKFDERVAEGWFSAVYFLKTCEIAEAHRSDNVVKMQFFQKKHAVLCGTDEAIALIKTFAKKPEELEIYSLKDGDKVEPYETVLTIEGPYQNFGFLEGLIDGILGRRTSVSTNVYNVVKAASTSSVQKPVIFMGDRDDHFTQQAGDGYAAYIGGSTAQATHAMNEWWGKRGMGTMPHALIQLFEGDVVAASRAYYEQYPEDELITLVDYNNDVITDSLKVAREFGNTLKGVRIDTSRTLVDQYFWRNQDELGTFDPRGVNPELIFALRKALDDEGFQHVKIVVSGGFNEDRIQAFEERKVPVDIYGVGSSLLNIHIGFTGDNVLLNGKREAKKGRKHRPNPRLEKVE
- a CDS encoding DNA translocase FtsK, whose amino-acid sequence is MSNWLKKMMNLIFEDEDIETEKENNRTIPKANTQQKRKGMSVGRMTAGKSSFEPRMVHQYPKEGSFRFPVIPDDKNEKDHLNDPTENERATSEYEPQKQTKQADKKQPRVERRQSERNRSGGRSKSTEEKPKFTGENFTPTEIPSPIYGFGSRPEVFPPKIGPESAGTISSKKQAQQSKYEPGYEAYQAISEMKEEEVLYQSEMKESEFSNQNELDKSESEKEEWTLHGWGFTQELKQEREEPITPTWNIETGEDHQEVGTEDTEIPLNLESESTEIQPEETLEDSSTDTKQVIAENAEPSTHTYENNTPKTSETVETNKVENDEPEPEKPTQSVSLKNEEEKKKSPIPFNVMMLQRDRKPQRKTQADHSSTPKHEKSIERGYSFPSERLLDREIQEINDDETWLNDQIELLQSTLHNFNVKATVVGATKGPSVTRIEVQPAPGVKVNKITNLSDDIKLSLAAKDIRMEAPIPGRNAIGIEVPNKVSKSVTLREIITHPNFTQSSSPLSVALGLDISGNPVVTDLQKMPHGLIAGATGSGKSVCINSLLISILYKAHPDDVRLMLIDPKMVELAPYNQLPHLVTPVITDAKEATLGLKWAVDEMERRYELFAKTGVRDMERFNKLVKEKGEPDQKLPYVVVVIDELADLMMVSPQEVEDSICRIAQKARACGIHLLLATQRPSVDVITGLIKANIPTRVAFSVSSSVDSRTIIDTNGADKLLGKGDMLFLGNGVSKPVRVQGNFVSDEEIERITQHVKEQRDPDYLFEKEELVQNTLAIDQNDELFDEACDFVLEQGAASSSALQRRFRIGYNRAARLVDMMETRGIVSEAMGSKPRNVLVSKQEFYDQVSEE
- the ytpR gene encoding YtpR family tRNA-binding protein, with the protein product MNVHYNPNGIGDVLLVSLDAGTITERDFQKHREVVRLFDKKDGRTLGYNIFNASRYFDLSGNGKIEVTETLVDEINQFLQKSDVGETIAFDARPEFIVGNVTSKEKHPDADKLSICKVDIGDDVLQIVCGAPNVDKDQKVVVARVGAMMPSGMLIKEAELRGVPSSGMICSAKELNLPDAPKEKGILVLSDDYEIGADFFTNDK
- a CDS encoding DUF1444 domain-containing protein, producing the protein MEPIELKRILEKRLGSEDRSFIFNAKEKTLRIEEKGTGKGITLSLPGLTAKYEERKDDAIDEIIYHVDELFSVMNQNQSLDGNQKAIFPVIRSTSFPTEHNGEPLVFEEHTAETRIFYAQDLGNSYRLLTENMLEEQGWNIQQLKEIGRFNLRSLDCSMKEDQVAGNVFYFINHNDGYDASRILNQQLLDRMKKKAEGTLAVAVPHQDVLIFADIKNEQGYDILGQMSMHFFSNGRVPVTALPFLYEDGEFEPIFILAKTKPEESE
- the queF gene encoding preQ(1) synthase, whose amino-acid sequence is MAKVDVDHSKYAGIRFDIENEDVILVDILETIPYEYIGKDTLVTIPTNEFTSVCPWSGLPDFAEFHISYIPNEKLVEMKSLKYYLTSYRNVGIYQEHATNRILDDLVQLLEPKEMQITAIWNARGGLGTEVVAEYKKDNA
- a CDS encoding thioredoxin family protein, whose translation is MKTIKTNEDWNAAIQSENAIIMFSAVWCPDCVIVKPIMREIEEEYGQFDYYYVDRDEHIELCQEYDIFGIPSFLAFSNGKEIGRYVDKQRKSKEQIENFLTSIR
- a CDS encoding PTS transporter subunit IIC translates to MKSFLTRKGVSLSLHTYFVTALSYMALGLFSSLIIGLILQTAGEVSGSTFFVEMGSLTMSLMGPAIGVAIAYGLNAPPLVLFSAVIAGAAGSALGGGPAGSYVAALFAVEFGKMVSKGTKVDIIVTPFVTVTTGYLVAKFIGPQISSAMQNFGALIMWATEQRPLIMGILVATLMGLALTAPISSAAIAIMLGLDGLAAGAATIGCAAQMVGFATASFRENGWGGWIAQGIGTSMLQVANIVKRPAILIPPTVAGIILAPFGTVIWVTENIAEGAGMGTSGFVGQIMTFRTMGFTYETLLIVLFLHFIGPAVISLVLSEWMRRKGFIQHGDMKIEY